In the genome of Candidatus Binatia bacterium, the window CGACGCACGAGCCGAAGGGCGAGCTCGCGGCGGCGCTGCGCTCGCTCGCGGCCAAGCGAACCGAGCGCCTGGTCGCCGACGGCGCGCTTCGCCGTCGCGCGCGCTCTCATACTTGACGCAGCCGGCGCGGGGACCGGTCGAGCCAGCAGCCACGGGGGTTGACGATGCGGATGCGGGAACCGAGCTTCGGACGGCGCGCGATGGGCTTCGGCCGCCGCGTGCTGCTCCTCACCCTCGCGGTGGTGGTGCTCGTGGCGATCGGCGTCACGCTGTGGGCGGGAACGTCGAGACCCAAGGCGACGCTCACGTCGGAGGTCGAGGTCGTCGGGCGCGCCACGCCGCTCGCGCTGACGCTCGACGCGGGTCGCAGCGGCCTGCGCTCGTGGAAGGTCCTGCTGCGCGGCGCGAACGGCGAAGAGACGGTCGTCGCGGAGGAGGAGCTGCCGCGCGACGGGCTTCTCGGCAGCAGCGTCCGCTCGCGCACGGTCGACGTCGTCGTCGACGCGCGCGCGGCGGGCCTCGCGGAGGGCCCGGCGCAGCTCGTGGTGACGGCGCGCGACTGGTCGCCGCTGCGCTTCTGGCGCAGCGAGGGGACGATCCTCGAGCGTCCAGTCACCGTCGACCTGACGCCGCCGAACGTCGCGGTTCAGGGCGGGCAGCACTACTTGACGCGCGGTGGGAGCGACGCGGTCGTCTACACGGTGAGCGAGGACGCCGTCCGCTCCGGGGTCGAGATCGGCGACTACTTCTTCCCCGGCGAGGCGGGCGTGGTCTCCGACCCCGCGGCGCGCGTCGCGCTCTACGCGATGCCGCACGACGTCGAGCCGACCGCGCGGCCCAAGGTCGTCGCCGAGGACGCGGCCGGCAACCGGCGCGAGACGCCCTTCCCGGTGACGGTGCGCGACAAGACCTTCCCGAGCGAGGAGATCGTCATCGGGGACGACTTCCTGACCATCAAGGTTCCCGAGATCCTGTCGGTCAATGAGCTGCAGCCGGCGGCCGATCCGGTGCAGAGCTACCTGCTGATCAACCGCGACCTCCGCCGGCAGAGCGAGGAGCGCCTCCGGGAGATCGTCGCATCGAGCGAGCCGCGGCTGCTCATCGACGGCGCCTTCCGGCAGCAGCCGGGGAGCAAGGTCGGGTCGCGTTTTGCCGAGCGCCGGACGTACCGATACAACGGCGAGGTGATCGACACCCAGGTCCACCTCGGCTACGACCTGGCGTCCGTCAAGCAAGCGCCGGTGAACGCCGGCAACGCAGGAAAAGTCGTCTACGTCGGCAACCTCGGCATCTACGGCAACGTCGTGATCATCGACCACGGGCTCGGACTGTCCTCGCTCTACGCGCACCTCAGCAGCACCGAGGTCGAGGTGGGCCAGGAGGTCGCGAAGGGCCAGCAGATCGGACGCACCGGCGAGACCGGGCTCGCGGGCGGCGACCACCTGCACTTCAGCATCATGCTGCGCGGCCACCACGTCGACCCGGTCGAGTGGTGGGATCCGAAGTGGCTGAACAACCGCGTGCTCGCGCAGATCGAGCCGCCCGCACCGGCCGCGACGCCGGCGCCCGCAGCGGCGCCGCCGGCCGAGACCGCCGCGCAGGCGGCGGAATCCTGACGTGGCGCGCGCGACCGACAGCTCGCGCACGCTGCGCGACCGGCTCGCTGCGCGCGGCCTCGACGTCGAGCGTCCGCTCGAGGCGCTCGCGGGACTCGAGGCGCGCTGGGGCGAGGAGCCCGAGCTCGAGGCGGAGGTCGTCGAGCTGCTCGGCGCGAGCGACGAGCCCGCGGCCGGCGAGCGTCTCTCTGCGCTGACCTCGCGCACCACCAACAAGAACGTCAAGCGCGCAATCAAGCGCGCGCTCTACCGCCTCGAGCAGCGCGGCCTGTGGCGCGCGCCCGAGGCGCCGCCGCCCCCGCCGGCGAGCGCGCTGCTCGGTCCGAGCGAGGACGAGCCCGAAGCGTGGGCGACCGCGATCGACCCTTCCGGCAGCCGGCTCGTGTGGATGGCGCGGCGCACCGCGCAGGGGATGGCGTCGC includes:
- a CDS encoding M23 family metallopeptidase, producing the protein MRMREPSFGRRAMGFGRRVLLLTLAVVVLVAIGVTLWAGTSRPKATLTSEVEVVGRATPLALTLDAGRSGLRSWKVLLRGANGEETVVAEEELPRDGLLGSSVRSRTVDVVVDARAAGLAEGPAQLVVTARDWSPLRFWRSEGTILERPVTVDLTPPNVAVQGGQHYLTRGGSDAVVYTVSEDAVRSGVEIGDYFFPGEAGVVSDPAARVALYAMPHDVEPTARPKVVAEDAAGNRRETPFPVTVRDKTFPSEEIVIGDDFLTIKVPEILSVNELQPAADPVQSYLLINRDLRRQSEERLREIVASSEPRLLIDGAFRQQPGSKVGSRFAERRTYRYNGEVIDTQVHLGYDLASVKQAPVNAGNAGKVVYVGNLGIYGNVVIIDHGLGLSSLYAHLSSTEVEVGQEVAKGQQIGRTGETGLAGGDHLHFSIMLRGHHVDPVEWWDPKWLNNRVLAQIEPPAPAATPAPAAAPPAETAAQAAES